A region from the Toxotes jaculatrix isolate fToxJac2 chromosome 2, fToxJac2.pri, whole genome shotgun sequence genome encodes:
- the ptges3a gene encoding prostaglandin E synthase 3, whose protein sequence is MQPATAKWYDRRDSVFIEFCVEDSKDVQVNFDKSKIDFSCVSGTDDIKHQNTVDLFGEIDPKESKHRRTDRSVLCCLRKAEAGKSWPRLTKDKTKCNWLSVDFNNWKDWEDDSDEDLSSFDKFSEMMNSMGGDDLPDLDGADDEHDSADSDDEKMPDLE, encoded by the exons ACAGCTAAGTGGTATGACAGACGGGACTCTGTTTTTATAGAGTTCTGCGTGGAGGACAGTAAAGATGTGCAAGTAAATTTTGACAAGTCCAAAATTGATTTCAG CTGTGTCAGTGGAACAGATGATATCAAACACCAGAACACAGTGGACCTTTTTGGGGAGATCGACCCCAAA GAATCCAAACACAGACGCACTGACaggtctgtgttgtgttgtttacgAAAAGCAGAGGCTGGGAAATCATGGCCACGACTTACCAAAGACAAGACAAAG TGCAACTGGCTCAGTGTGGATTTCAATAACTGGAAAGACTGGGAAGATGACTCAGATGAGGACTTGTCAAGTTTCGATAAATTCTCAGAG ATGATGAACAGCATGGGAGGGGATGATCTACCTGATTTAGATGGTGCAGATGATGAG CATGATTCTGCAGACAGCGATGACGAAA AAATGCCGGACCTTGAGTAG